The proteins below are encoded in one region of Metallibacterium scheffleri:
- a CDS encoding helix-turn-helix domain-containing protein, with the protein MTKHETYGSVWDAIADTPEQAANLRARAALMQQIAAIIEAAGWKQAEAAERCGVTQPRINDLLRGRVSRFSLDALVNIATALGRRVHLALEAA; encoded by the coding sequence ATGACGAAGCACGAAACCTATGGCAGTGTGTGGGACGCCATCGCCGATACCCCGGAGCAAGCGGCCAATCTGCGCGCGCGCGCAGCACTCATGCAGCAGATCGCAGCCATCATCGAGGCTGCTGGCTGGAAGCAGGCCGAGGCGGCTGAACGCTGTGGCGTGACCCAGCCGCGCATCAATGATCTGCTGCGCGGCCGCGTGTCGCGCTTCTCCCTCGATGCGCTGGTGAACATTGCCACGGCGCTGGGCCGGCGTGTCCACTTGGCGCTGGAAGCCGCCTGA
- a CDS encoding DDE-type integrase/transposase/recombinase, with translation MNPIDPKALFRLSVLGPMVSREQLARGELQPLIRELAQREYAIPGTQRRHIGEKTIEAWYYAWRREGIAGLVPKARLDRGQSRISAPIQEAVLAAKRDNPRRSVRQIVRLLEAAGTVASASLSRSAVHRLLQQSGLSRLAGSASLPEEKRSFAAEFAGSVWYGDVMHGPRVSVKGQRRKTYLVSLIDDASRLVAHSAFCLGETALDVEGVLKQALLRRGVPIKLVVDNGAAYRANTLQGICARLGIHLIFCRPYAPEGKGKLERWHRTLRDQFLSELDERHIADLDDLNARLWAWLEQIYHRAAHAGLGGLTPLARYQRDLPRIRSLGAKAAGLDALFHHRIHRLVRKDGTVSYLGERFEVPYELSGKTVRLVVDPHTERVVGVEDEAGHSLGVATALDAMANIRRVRRKPEPAAAPGERTGPNLVEMAHAQYHGVKVNGVNDHGAKKGN, from the coding sequence ATGAATCCGATCGATCCGAAGGCGCTGTTCCGGCTGTCGGTGCTGGGTCCCATGGTCAGTCGCGAGCAGTTGGCGCGCGGCGAACTGCAGCCATTGATCCGCGAGTTGGCGCAGCGCGAGTACGCCATTCCCGGCACGCAGCGTCGCCACATTGGCGAGAAGACCATCGAGGCTTGGTACTACGCCTGGCGGCGCGAAGGCATCGCGGGCCTGGTGCCCAAGGCCCGGCTCGACCGTGGCCAGTCGCGGATCTCTGCGCCGATCCAGGAGGCGGTGCTGGCGGCCAAGCGCGACAACCCGCGTCGCTCCGTGCGCCAGATCGTGCGCTTGCTCGAAGCTGCCGGCACCGTCGCGAGTGCGAGCCTGTCGCGCTCGGCGGTGCATCGGCTGCTGCAGCAAAGCGGGCTGTCCAGGCTGGCGGGCTCGGCCAGCCTGCCCGAAGAAAAGCGCAGCTTCGCCGCCGAGTTCGCCGGCTCGGTCTGGTATGGCGACGTGATGCACGGCCCACGCGTGAGCGTGAAGGGACAACGGCGCAAGACCTACCTGGTGTCCTTGATTGACGACGCCTCGCGCCTGGTCGCCCACAGCGCGTTCTGCCTGGGCGAGACAGCGCTCGATGTCGAGGGCGTGCTCAAGCAGGCGCTGTTGCGACGGGGCGTGCCCATCAAACTCGTCGTTGACAACGGCGCCGCCTACCGCGCCAACACACTGCAGGGGATCTGTGCCCGGCTGGGCATCCACCTGATCTTCTGCCGGCCCTACGCCCCCGAGGGCAAGGGCAAGCTGGAGCGTTGGCACCGGACGCTGCGCGACCAGTTCCTCAGCGAACTCGACGAGCGGCACATCGCGGATCTGGACGACCTCAACGCGCGGCTGTGGGCCTGGCTCGAGCAGATCTACCACCGCGCCGCGCACGCCGGCCTGGGCGGCCTGACGCCCTTGGCGCGCTACCAGCGCGACTTGCCCCGGATCCGCAGCCTGGGTGCCAAGGCCGCGGGGCTCGACGCGCTGTTCCACCACCGCATCCATCGCCTGGTCAGGAAGGATGGCACGGTGTCGTACCTGGGCGAGCGCTTCGAGGTGCCCTACGAGCTGTCGGGCAAGACGGTCCGGCTGGTCGTGGATCCGCACACCGAGCGCGTCGTGGGGGTCGAGGACGAGGCCGGCCACTCACTCGGCGTGGCCACGGCGCTGGACGCGATGGCCAACATCCGGCGCGTGCGGCGCAAGCCCGAGCCGGCCGCGGCCCCGGGCGAGCGCACCGGACCCAACCTGGTGGAGATGGCGCACGCGCAGTATCACGGCGTGAAGGTCAACGGCGTGAACGACCACGGCGCGAAGAAGGGGAACTGA
- the ltrA gene encoding group II intron reverse transcriptase/maturase — protein sequence MLAALDNGVKGGKWFSLMDKVMRPATLQAAWGRVVRNCGAAGVDRQSVDAFAAHAERYLDELARALRSDTYRPQAIRRVEIPKGRGQTRPLGIPTVKDRVVQTAVRLVIEPIFESIFCAHSYGFRPGRGAKRALREVDALLRAGYCHVVDADLAGYFDSIPHAGLMARVREQIADGRVLRLLESWLKQEVMAGLERWIPTGGTPQGAVISPLLSNIYLHGLDETMAAGGYRMVRYADDFVVLCQTADEAQRALAEIGTWVDAHELTLHPDKTHVGDCRQVGRGFEFLGYRFEAGQRRVRTKSWNAMLDKIRQHTPRTKGRSLASIISQINPMLRGWYQYFKHAHRITFVTTRVNFGPLTRPIRRRTRWGVPRSFERYPDPRQCGTPGCATGIEDARNNAASGVRWRRVRSVKGLASEGWIGCGFGVVGLDQAVAVQVFVEAMDLIAVVGLEEVQDVMDEVVDLHDGIVAESRHREVAGREGVRVDRVGI from the coding sequence ATGTTGGCAGCGCTGGACAACGGCGTGAAGGGAGGAAAATGGTTCAGCCTGATGGACAAGGTGATGCGTCCGGCGACGCTGCAAGCGGCGTGGGGACGGGTGGTGCGCAATTGCGGAGCGGCCGGGGTGGATCGTCAAAGTGTGGACGCGTTCGCGGCCCATGCCGAGCGCTACCTCGACGAGCTGGCGAGGGCGCTGCGCAGTGACACGTACCGGCCCCAAGCGATCAGGCGGGTCGAGATTCCCAAAGGGCGGGGCCAAACCCGTCCACTGGGGATACCGACGGTGAAGGATCGCGTGGTGCAAACGGCGGTACGGCTGGTGATTGAGCCGATCTTCGAGTCGATCTTTTGCGCACACAGCTACGGGTTTCGGCCCGGCCGCGGTGCCAAGCGTGCGCTGCGGGAGGTGGATGCACTGCTGCGGGCGGGGTATTGCCATGTGGTGGATGCCGACCTTGCCGGCTACTTTGACAGCATTCCGCACGCCGGTCTGATGGCGCGGGTGCGCGAGCAGATCGCGGATGGCCGCGTACTGCGCTTGCTGGAATCGTGGCTCAAGCAGGAAGTGATGGCGGGACTGGAACGCTGGATCCCCACGGGCGGTACGCCGCAGGGTGCGGTGATCAGTCCGCTGTTGTCCAATATCTACCTGCATGGGCTCGACGAGACGATGGCCGCAGGTGGCTATCGGATGGTGCGTTATGCCGATGACTTCGTGGTGCTGTGTCAGACCGCGGATGAGGCGCAACGTGCGCTGGCCGAGATTGGCACGTGGGTGGACGCCCACGAGCTGACCTTGCACCCGGACAAGACTCACGTCGGCGACTGCCGACAGGTAGGCCGCGGGTTCGAGTTTCTGGGCTATCGGTTCGAGGCCGGTCAACGCCGGGTACGCACGAAGAGCTGGAACGCGATGCTGGACAAAATTCGACAGCACACGCCGCGTACCAAGGGGCGTTCGCTGGCGAGCATCATCAGCCAGATCAACCCGATGCTGCGGGGCTGGTACCAGTACTTCAAGCATGCCCACCGGATCACTTTTGTTACGACCCGCGTTAATTTCGGGCCACTGACCCGACCTATCCGAAGGCGAACAAGGTGGGGTGTCCCTCGGTCATTTGAGCGGTACCCGGACCCAAGGCAATGCGGGACGCCAGGGTGCGCAACGGGTATCGAGGACGCCAGGAACAACGCTGCCAGTGGTGTGCGCTGGCGGCGTGTACGGTCGGTGAAGGGACTGGCTTCAGAAGGGTGGATCGGCTGCGGTTTCGGTGTTGTCGGGCTCGATCAAGCAGTCGCTGTACAGGTCTTCGTAGAAGCGATGGATCTGATCGCCGTAGTGGGCCTCGAAGAGGTCCAGGACGTGATGGATGAAGTCGTGGATCTGCACGACGGCATCGTCGCTGAGTCGAGGCATCGGGAAGTCGCCGGCCGTGAGGGTGTCAGGGTCGACCGCGTTGGGATTTGA
- a CDS encoding ExeA family protein, giving the protein MYLQHFGLRHAPLGKELTEPWDDGALAQLTQRFNWLLQSPGLGLLTGEPGVGKTAALRSITSALNPHRYLVLYQAETDFGRTDIYRGLARALGLEPSYRRAQLWRDIKQRVHELVDTRQVTPLWVIDEAQNLPNEFFRDFPAFLNFAFDSRDLISVWLVGHPALAQTLDRAPYAALASRIQVRVALKPVVERERFQLLIAHALKSAGCQHTLLADSGLELLRQASKGLPRQAGRILCTAMRLAVPKGLNHLPDEIVQQAIAELQ; this is encoded by the coding sequence ATGTACCTCCAACACTTCGGCCTGCGTCACGCCCCGCTGGGCAAGGAGCTCACCGAGCCCTGGGACGACGGCGCCCTCGCGCAATTGACCCAGCGCTTCAACTGGCTGCTGCAATCGCCCGGACTCGGCCTGCTCACCGGCGAGCCCGGCGTGGGCAAGACCGCCGCGCTGCGCAGCATCACCAGCGCCCTGAACCCGCATCGCTACCTCGTGCTCTATCAAGCCGAGACCGACTTCGGCCGCACCGACATCTACCGCGGCCTGGCGCGCGCACTGGGCCTGGAGCCGAGCTACCGCCGCGCCCAGTTGTGGCGCGACATCAAGCAGCGCGTTCACGAACTCGTCGACACCCGTCAGGTCACGCCCTTGTGGGTCATCGACGAGGCGCAGAACCTGCCGAACGAGTTCTTCCGCGACTTCCCCGCCTTCCTGAACTTCGCGTTCGACTCGCGCGACCTCATCAGCGTGTGGCTGGTGGGCCATCCGGCATTGGCCCAGACCCTGGACCGCGCCCCGTACGCGGCGCTGGCCAGCCGCATCCAGGTGCGCGTCGCGCTCAAACCCGTCGTCGAGCGCGAACGCTTCCAGCTTCTGATCGCGCACGCCCTGAAGAGTGCCGGCTGCCAGCACACCTTGCTCGCCGACTCCGGCCTGGAGCTCTTGCGGCAGGCCTCCAAGGGCCTGCCTCGGCAGGCCGGCCGCATCCTGTGCACGGCCATGCGTCTGGCCGTACCCAAAGGCCTGAACCATCTGCCCGACGAAATCGTGCAGCAAGCCATCGCGGAGCTGCAATGA